Proteins from a genomic interval of Simkaniaceae bacterium:
- a CDS encoding glucose-6-phosphate dehydrogenase: LFVNNWRWDGVPFYLRGAKRLPKRATEIAVTFKTPPGHLFQFNDKRNSNNVLAIRIQPNEGSSLKINCKVPGPANVIQPVKMDFRYGAFFGLAPPEAYERLICDCMAKDNTLFAREDEAFNSWRIMTPLLDYWKETKPKDFPNYQSGSWGPEEADKMIEADGRHWRLI, from the coding sequence AACTCTTTGTCAATAACTGGAGATGGGATGGCGTCCCTTTCTATTTAAGAGGTGCAAAACGCCTTCCTAAACGAGCTACGGAAATTGCCGTCACTTTTAAAACCCCTCCCGGTCATCTCTTTCAATTTAATGACAAGCGCAACTCAAACAATGTGCTCGCCATTCGCATTCAACCCAATGAAGGCAGCTCTCTAAAGATCAATTGCAAAGTTCCGGGTCCGGCCAATGTGATTCAACCGGTCAAAATGGATTTCCGTTATGGAGCTTTTTTTGGTCTAGCCCCCCCGGAGGCTTACGAGCGCCTTATTTGCGATTGTATGGCAAAAGACAATACCCTCTTTGCCCGAGAAGACGAGGCTTTCAATTCATGGCGAATTATGACACCCCTTCTAGACTACTGGAAAGAAACTAAGCCTAAGGATTTTCCAAACTATCAATCAGGGAGCTGGGGGCCGGAAGAAGCGGATAAAATGATCGAAGCTGACGGCCGTCATTGGCGATTGATTTAA
- a CDS encoding glucose-6-phosphate dehydrogenase assembly protein OpcA, whose protein sequence is METMQQVDPADIENQLVKIWDSLQGKNKMRACLFNLIIYSNNDARKTYLQSVAERVIKRFPCRVIFLTEDTISSEDSLKSFVSVMTADEGENAIFCDLIQIETSGKERDKAHFLILPHILPDLPIYFIWGDDPAQNENLLSKIKALSSKTIFDSETAADLKEFAASVFLHRQKTESDIADLNWARVEGWRNLMASLFYCPDKLEILQNADRLDLIYNDRKTDQVQKTMIQALYLQTWIAMSLGWKLKSAEEKKFIYHNGKKHIIVELSPVVLDKVKPGRVTAVNIIGENNQSYHLERKKNHPYIIDVKYSTATLCETPGQYLFDKEESGQSFTTEIFHKGTSKHFLKTLKSILEGANDND, encoded by the coding sequence ATGGAAACAATGCAACAAGTCGATCCTGCTGACATCGAAAATCAACTCGTTAAAATTTGGGATTCGTTGCAAGGCAAGAACAAGATGCGCGCTTGCCTTTTCAATCTTATTATTTATTCAAATAATGACGCCCGCAAGACCTATTTGCAATCCGTTGCCGAGCGCGTTATCAAACGATTTCCCTGCCGGGTGATCTTCCTCACCGAGGATACCATCTCTTCCGAAGACTCTCTTAAGTCATTTGTCTCAGTCATGACTGCAGATGAAGGTGAAAATGCTATTTTTTGCGATTTAATCCAAATTGAAACCTCGGGAAAAGAGCGCGATAAAGCCCACTTTCTCATTCTTCCCCATATTCTACCTGACCTCCCTATCTATTTTATTTGGGGGGATGATCCGGCACAAAATGAAAATCTTCTAAGCAAAATTAAAGCTCTATCTTCAAAAACGATCTTTGACTCTGAAACGGCTGCCGATCTCAAAGAGTTTGCCGCTTCCGTCTTTCTTCACCGGCAAAAAACGGAAAGCGATATTGCAGATCTCAACTGGGCCCGTGTTGAGGGTTGGCGCAATTTAATGGCCTCTCTTTTTTATTGCCCCGATAAACTTGAGATCCTGCAAAATGCCGATCGTTTGGATCTGATCTACAATGATCGCAAAACCGATCAAGTCCAAAAAACAATGATCCAAGCCCTCTATCTTCAAACTTGGATTGCGATGTCTTTAGGATGGAAACTCAAAAGCGCTGAAGAAAAAAAGTTTATCTACCACAACGGTAAAAAACACATCATTGTAGAACTCTCCCCCGTCGTTTTAGATAAAGTCAAACCGGGGCGCGTCACAGCCGTGAATATCATCGGAGAAAATAATCAAAGCTATCACCTTGAGCGCAAGAAAAATCACCCTTATATCATCGATGTTAAATACTCAACGGCAACGCTCTGTGAAACTCCCGGTCAATATCTTTTTGATAAAGAAGAATCGGGCCAGTCCTTCACAACGGAAATTTTCCACAAAGGGACCTCAAAACACTTTTTAAAAACACTGAAATCTATTTTAGAAGGGGCCAACGACAATGACTAA
- a CDS encoding ankyrin repeat domain-containing protein, protein MASSSSVSRTSAEMLIYLSSYEARAIQRFLPIEEFLSVIKSLGSLFIRQVRIPCRVMIPIIDRASDLFYEGNPLHYMTRQQLRIELKAAQHYIKDVYEFGYRFLLNRNEQNTTPRKISNFVEKRLLVFLRNEKLFRAYAICPRAQSMIHFLLKKRDLFEITRRFLQSMSPIVSRKFQIYTHLSSSEKQFQQLTALKEVEEQFDDSDLTLIRLVRAGQLGVEALIPCELWGPQIDIPDRSGMTALIAASGANHPHIVRILIDRGANIFLRNKMGMSALSSAVQAGNHVAMRTLIWHGANIHAMDYCQMTPLSRAAQKGNAFAMTTLINLGANIDHVDKSGMTPLFRAIESGKLEAVRILTGAGADVNHVDCAGKTPLIRAIERKKPGMVELLLSRGARANFRSKGEAPILSAIKINDSDFVLLLLEHGANPNIQLAFHQTPLLYAIRNKFERIAQILIGAGARVNIADALGKTPLFHAVKAQEESVVRSLLERGAYLYMPKREESFLITRSKRVKVYRDALSLSSPNILKILKSFRCHYLALGGFPTIGIWQALPTT, encoded by the coding sequence ATGGCAAGCTCGAGCTCAGTTAGTCGCACCAGTGCAGAAATGCTGATCTATTTATCATCATATGAGGCGCGTGCAATTCAAAGATTTTTGCCGATAGAGGAGTTTCTATCTGTGATTAAAAGTTTAGGAAGCCTATTCATTAGACAAGTAAGAATACCTTGTCGCGTTATGATTCCTATTATTGACCGAGCTTCCGATCTTTTCTATGAAGGCAATCCATTGCACTATATGACAAGACAGCAACTCAGAATCGAGCTGAAGGCTGCTCAGCATTATATCAAAGACGTCTATGAATTTGGTTATCGTTTTTTATTAAATCGAAATGAGCAAAATACGACCCCAAGAAAAATATCCAATTTTGTTGAAAAAAGACTTCTTGTTTTTCTCAGAAATGAAAAGCTCTTCCGAGCGTATGCAATCTGTCCTCGGGCCCAGTCGATGATTCATTTTTTGTTAAAAAAAAGAGATCTTTTTGAAATAACAAGGCGATTTTTGCAGTCAATGAGCCCTATTGTCTCAAGGAAATTTCAGATATATACTCATCTTTCCTCAAGCGAGAAACAATTTCAGCAGCTCACCGCTTTAAAAGAGGTTGAAGAACAGTTTGACGATTCCGATTTAACGTTAATTCGATTAGTAAGAGCAGGCCAATTAGGGGTTGAAGCATTGATCCCTTGTGAGCTATGGGGGCCACAAATTGATATCCCAGATCGATCGGGAATGACGGCATTAATTGCGGCTTCCGGTGCAAATCATCCGCATATTGTTCGAATTTTAATAGATAGAGGGGCAAATATATTTCTGAGAAATAAGATGGGAATGAGCGCTCTTAGCAGTGCAGTGCAAGCGGGGAATCATGTTGCAATGAGGACCTTAATTTGGCATGGAGCTAACATCCACGCTATGGATTATTGCCAAATGACCCCTCTTTCCAGAGCGGCACAAAAAGGAAATGCGTTTGCAATGACGACGTTAATCAATTTGGGGGCTAATATCGATCATGTTGATAAATCTGGAATGACCCCCCTTTTTAGAGCGATTGAAAGTGGGAAATTAGAAGCTGTTCGCATCCTTACAGGAGCAGGAGCGGATGTTAATCATGTCGATTGTGCCGGGAAGACCCCACTGATTCGTGCTATCGAGAGAAAAAAGCCCGGTATGGTTGAGCTGCTTTTATCTCGAGGGGCTCGTGCTAATTTTCGCTCTAAAGGGGAGGCGCCTATTCTGAGCGCTATAAAAATCAATGACTCTGATTTTGTCTTACTTTTATTGGAGCATGGGGCTAACCCCAACATTCAATTGGCATTTCATCAAACGCCTCTTCTCTATGCAATAAGGAATAAATTCGAAAGAATAGCGCAGATATTAATTGGAGCCGGAGCTCGTGTTAATATTGCTGATGCTTTGGGGAAAACGCCTTTATTTCATGCAGTCAAGGCTCAGGAGGAGTCTGTTGTTAGATCTCTACTTGAAAGAGGGGCTTATCTTTATATGCCAAAAAGGGAAGAAAGTTTTTTAATCACCAGATCAAAAAGAGTTAAGGTGTATAGGGATGCTTTGTCTCTGAGCTCTCCTAACATCTTAAAAATTTTAAAATCTTTCAGATGCCATTATTTAGCGTTAGGAGGATTTCCAACCATTGGGATTTGGCAGGCATTGCCCACAACTTAG
- a CDS encoding peptidylprolyl isomerase, with product MKDQIVVFETTQGNVEITLKPDIAPKACENFVKLVKQGYYNGLIFHRVIKDFMVQGGDPTGTGRGGKSIWGAAFEDEVSDRAKFDKPGLLAMANAGPNTNGSQFFITTVETPWLHKKHTIFGEVTSGYDVVQKIEKTETGPLDRPVNEQKILKAYVK from the coding sequence ATGAAAGATCAAATTGTCGTGTTTGAAACCACGCAGGGAAATGTTGAAATCACTTTAAAGCCTGATATTGCCCCTAAGGCTTGTGAAAACTTTGTTAAACTTGTAAAGCAAGGTTATTATAATGGGCTTATTTTCCACAGAGTGATCAAAGATTTTATGGTTCAAGGGGGAGATCCCACAGGGACCGGACGTGGAGGAAAATCGATTTGGGGGGCAGCTTTTGAAGATGAAGTCTCTGATCGAGCTAAGTTTGACAAACCGGGATTGCTTGCAATGGCAAATGCCGGCCCAAATACAAACGGAAGTCAGTTCTTCATCACCACCGTTGAAACGCCTTGGTTACATAAAAAGCATACCATTTTTGGTGAGGTAACAAGTGGATACGATGTGGTTCAAAAGATTGAAAAGACAGAAACGGGTCCACTCGATCGACCTGTGAATGAGCAAAAAATCTTGAAGGCTTACGTCAAATAA
- a CDS encoding SprT-like domain-containing protein: MSVLFLNKKILFERKISHEYNEKLNCRLRGISVTILYSQSILKSLSRYTECAKNILQYEMQFEVKTKRFVYCNYLYPIQIVCFEHPTRLGYFDPKLYEIGIHIDLALNESAAIDVLKHELVHYITYLEYGKTDHGAEFQAMAQKFGFPKEIAKATSHYHHPTSLKAVEEKIQKLLRLAQTSNIHEAESALLKAEELMLKHDIHVHPDREETFAIKRVLKEKRTSQKQRSIAQILKHFSVETIFHHGGGSSYLELIGLKEHVEIAAYVADYLSEKLEELWLKVKKEHNLGGMSSKNSFFLGIAKGYDEQKRTHIKERALIQANLKRALAMIYPSLASSRSFSLHDATSHSLGQTAGRSLNIHPGVHQKNQKFLQHKI; encoded by the coding sequence ATGAGCGTATTATTTTTAAACAAAAAAATCTTGTTTGAAAGAAAGATTTCACACGAGTACAATGAAAAACTAAATTGCAGGTTAAGAGGTATTTCAGTGACCATTCTCTACTCTCAGTCTATCTTAAAATCGCTGAGTCGCTATACCGAATGCGCAAAAAATATTTTACAATATGAAATGCAATTTGAAGTGAAAACAAAGCGCTTTGTCTATTGCAATTATCTCTATCCGATTCAAATTGTCTGTTTTGAGCACCCCACACGTCTTGGTTACTTTGATCCAAAACTATATGAAATCGGTATTCATATTGACCTTGCTCTCAATGAATCCGCTGCGATCGATGTTTTAAAACATGAACTCGTTCACTATATCACCTATTTGGAATATGGGAAAACCGATCACGGCGCTGAGTTTCAGGCAATGGCCCAAAAATTTGGATTTCCAAAAGAGATCGCAAAAGCGACAAGTCATTATCACCATCCCACCTCACTTAAAGCCGTAGAAGAAAAAATCCAAAAACTTCTCCGCCTAGCCCAAACTTCAAATATCCATGAAGCTGAAAGCGCTCTTCTCAAAGCAGAAGAACTCATGCTAAAACACGATATCCATGTCCACCCCGATAGAGAGGAGACGTTTGCCATTAAACGCGTTCTTAAAGAAAAGCGCACCTCGCAAAAACAACGCTCTATCGCTCAGATCCTCAAACACTTCAGTGTTGAAACCATCTTCCACCACGGAGGAGGTTCAAGCTATTTGGAACTTATCGGATTGAAAGAGCACGTAGAAATCGCAGCCTACGTTGCCGATTATCTTTCAGAAAAACTCGAAGAGCTGTGGCTTAAGGTAAAAAAAGAGCACAATCTAGGTGGGATGAGCTCTAAAAACTCCTTTTTTCTCGGTATTGCCAAAGGCTACGATGAGCAAAAACGAACCCACATTAAGGAGAGGGCTTTGATTCAAGCCAACCTCAAACGCGCCCTAGCAATGATCTATCCAAGCCTTGCTTCATCGCGCTCGTTTTCCTTACATGACGCGACCTCCCACTCACTCGGTCAAACCGCAGGTCGCTCTCTTAATATTCATCCCGGTGTGCATCAAAAAAATCAAAAGTTCCTTCAACATAAAATTTGA
- the pgl gene encoding 6-phosphogluconolactonase: protein MTKEIKVDERRVLKIPGSKEETLQFCTHHFIQCAQEAIQDHGYFYVALSGGSTPKAIYNQLASSDHNLLDYSKVVVFFSDERSVPPTHPDSNYKMAMDNGFSKLPIPSEQIYRMVAEENIAENALLYENEILSILKDRPFDYIMLGMGDDGHTASLFPETDALHETKHLVTANFVPQKQTWRMTFTYPLINRARHIAIYVIGESKADRLAAVLSSKQDSPYPSAHVGTKSHPALWIADASAAGKFHK from the coding sequence ATGACTAAAGAGATCAAAGTTGATGAGAGAAGGGTATTAAAAATTCCCGGATCAAAAGAGGAAACCCTTCAATTTTGCACGCATCACTTTATTCAATGCGCTCAAGAAGCCATTCAAGACCATGGTTACTTTTATGTGGCCCTCTCAGGCGGGTCAACACCCAAGGCTATCTATAACCAACTCGCATCCTCTGACCATAACTTGCTGGACTACTCCAAAGTCGTTGTCTTTTTTTCCGATGAACGCTCTGTTCCCCCAACCCACCCCGACAGCAACTACAAGATGGCAATGGATAACGGATTTAGCAAGCTTCCCATTCCCTCTGAACAGATTTATCGAATGGTTGCTGAAGAAAATATCGCTGAAAATGCCCTACTCTACGAGAATGAAATTTTATCTATTTTAAAAGATCGCCCCTTTGACTACATAATGCTCGGCATGGGAGATGACGGTCACACTGCATCCCTCTTCCCGGAAACGGATGCCCTGCATGAGACAAAACACCTCGTCACCGCTAACTTTGTTCCCCAAAAACAAACCTGGCGCATGACTTTTACCTATCCCCTGATTAACCGAGCCCGTCATATCGCCATTTATGTCATTGGAGAGAGTAAAGCAGATCGGCTGGCTGCCGTTCTCAGCAGCAAACAAGACTCTCCCTACCCCTCAGCCCATGTTGGAACAAAATCGCATCCCGCCCTCTGGATAGCTGACGCTTCCGCTGCCGGAAAGTTCCACAAATAA